ttaCCTAAAAAAAGATCTGGGCTAGGGAAGACTTTTGGGTTTTAGGTTGATTGAGGGTTTTGGACtgggtttttgtgtttttagaggCTATGGATTAGTTTAACATGGTTCTTGGGGTATTTTCTAGGTGCTTTGAgtaaaaaataggttaaaaataagtttttgggtaaaaaacaaaagcctttttttttcctgggctTCATGGACgatacatcattttttttggaaaatgttTGGGGTGGATGACGCGTCCTCGGCcccaataaacttaaaaaatataaaaggccCATGTGTGCAGGCCATAGCTTTATGGGCCCAGCGCTAGACTTGACctaattcttttctttaaaaaaaaaaagatgattttttttaattgatgccttattttacatgaatttttaaaaataagtttttagtatataatttaattaatatccattctttgtgattttttccgcttatttagcctttttttggattgcgattttttttttaatgatagtggacgtgtttaatttttaaagaggaTGGTATGATTCATATgtgagtttttaaaaatatatatatatatagattgaattttttaaaaaaataataattgattttcttataagatttttaatacGTGCAaccttatataatatattttttttcttttattttattcatgcaATCTGAAAAGTTAACAAggattgaaatctttttttatctttttttttttttctaatttcattgtTCGACattctattttagtttttttttttttgttacctcatatttttattatattattaaattaatcaatatttaaCCCAATTATCAAATTTCTTTTACATGTATAAGtataaatctttatatataaagaagtaaaaaataaagtaaaactaTATCTAGGGTcctttacaaaataattttaacctaatactttgttgaattttatgtaattttatcatttttagatTATAATTATACTTGTGGtgagtagaaataaaaaaatatatggacatgaatacaaattttatgaatttttgtttaaagaaatgtttttaatattacacTACCCAAAAACTAGCGCAAACTaacggaattaccgacagaCTTTTTTCATCGATAATTTTTACCGACATAAATAATTCCATCTCTCATTCTGTCGGTATATACCGATACACAATATCTGCTAGTGATACGGTCAGTATATACCGAtagaaatattttgttggtataTACTAACCGTATCACCAACGGATTATATACTgttatatggaatgaagagtcatgactgtcatgtgtttatgcaaacactcatcccattagctttttgtgatttgttgccaaaaggGATATGGGATGCATTAAcagagatcagtcatttcttcaaagatatatgctccagcaagttgaatgttgatcacATTAAGAGGCTTAGAACGAATATCTTTGAGacaatatgcaaacttgagatgattttccctccatcattttttgactcaatagaGCATTTACCCGTGCATTTACCATTTGAGGTAAAAGTTGGAGGACCGGTCTTGTACAAatggatgtatccattcaagaggttagatattacagttgctatgtaattcataattaaatgttttttttaattgataatgtttgattaattatatatatatatatgtatgtgtgtgtgtgtgtgtgtgtgtgtgtgtgtgtgtgtgcaagTACTtgttcaatctaaaaaaaaaaaaggttaagaacaaggcgcatttTGAGGTGtcaatatgtgaggcctatattgttgaggagatatcaacatttatctcatactatttcaaatctcatttgATAATGAGGATCAACCGTGTTCCATGacatgatggtggtggtgaagtgccttcaagtgagaacttgtcaatattctccaatcttggacgacccacacctaaaaatgccgtgaGGGGGAGATATTTGTCTAAAATAAAGTTCAGACAAGCACTCAATTATGtcctatttaactgtgatgagctgagaccttttATGAAGTAAGTAGATGTTTGACTTAAACTTTGTCAAGAGTGTACTATTTATGTTTTGTGATACCATAAACTCATATAATTTGGAATAaccttgcaggcaacatcgatgATACTTACTGTCCAATAACTCACAGTTGACTGAATcctagatctttcaattacaagatgaacaatttgtcacatggtttagaacacatgtaagtcctatcacaaactcattatctcttgcaatgtaattaattatacatcaatattatataatatttgtttattgattATTGTTGTATTTAATATACAAGTTTTATCAAATGGGAGGTAGTGTTGCTATTTCACTGTCTTTACTAAGCCcgggccctgaaagaaaagtcaaGTGCTATAACaagtattttgtcaatggatatatCTTTCATACTAAAGAATATGGGCATGGAAGAAAGATATACAACAGCGGTCTTTATATTAAAGGATCGACTTCTAGTGACTTTGAAGATGACTACTACGGTAGATTGGAAGAGGTTATcgaattgcaatatcatagcgagcagaatatagtgtttttattcaaatgctattggtatgaaaCAACTAACAGAGTAATCAGAGTAGATCCTCACTATGGTCTTgttgaaatcaactcaaaagctagacaccGCAACGTAAACATCTTTATTTTTGCAAAGCAatgccaacaagtttattacacatacactcGTTCCTTTTGAAAGGaccgatcaagagttgattggttatctattttaaaaacaaaacccaggGTTGTTGTCGAGGTTATTCAGGATGAGAATGAAGATACAAGTATGatagatgaagtctttcaagctagtgagttggttgaaccataccGAGTTGCTCCTTTGAttgacttagaagaaaattcaaattttcatgctTTCAActatagtcttgttgatgttgacgcaaaggagttgaatgttgttttgagctctactAGTAGACTAGAgaatgttgatgaagaagatgataatcACATTGAAGAGCGCGATGAAGCTGATGATAAGAATTCAATTAAGGACAAAGATGAAAATTCTGACTAAACATGTTGTAaagccttatttttataatgtaatattttggaacatgaaatatttattcttctttaatagTCAGCTCCTGTTATTGTGATGTGTGTGCTGTATGTTTGCAATTCAAGATTTTGTGTAGGAGGATAGACAAAAATACATGGAGAAGCTGCAGAAATATTGACAATTTCATCGACGGGTACATCGATGGAATGGTACTTGTCGGTATTTCATCGAGAGATggaaaaaatttatagaattgtGTCACAATCACCGACAGAATTACACCCGTCGATATTATACCAAGAgttcaaaaacaattacaaacttGTGCTATAATCACCGACGGAGTGGTACCCGTCGGTATTTTATcgagagttgaaaaaaatttacGATCCataccacaatcaccgacggttAGCACACATCTCGAAACACAGCCTGTTCGTACGCTGACGACACGTTTACTGAAGGATTGGTCGATTAATTGAAAAGTCAGGCgggattttcaaaaattttcgTGCGAACATCaataaattaccgacggaatttaaTGCTTAATGATCCGTCAGTAATAccgtcaaaaaaaaattgctatatAAAACCCCTCCTCTCCCCatttagttcattttttctcttaGCTCTCATCTctatttctcttctcctctctttttgagTTTAGTTTTTGGAagagattttgttgttttggtggtagttttaaacatattaaaaggtatgtattcttttttctttatctttgtatttttttattttatttataattatttttttggtgctctttgttttgtgtattgtttgtagataaaatcttaaaatcaacacactattaaggtaagcattttttattcctaaatttattttgaattgatgtagtatttttttagttttgtgtattgtttgttttgtatttagGATGTTTTGTGTAGTgttctttagttttttcattttatttattaattttaggatattattgtttgttttgccataattgttattgtttaatttatgttttaaatgttaattgaaatatagaattaaatttaattagtttatcttaattttaggatattattgtttgtcatgttgtttcttattttgattaattttaattgttatttatgaatttgtattGATGGtagttgaaaatatatagatgttgaatttctatagatgttaggttgtatagagttgattttgcaatatttgtgtaattatcaatatttgtaGCTATGAAAACTGTGGATAGTTTATAATATAGGGGCGGTACcgtagaatttttatttttttttaatgattgaatTTCTATAGATATTAGGTTGTATATATGATGTTGCTGGAGTCAATTGGATTGTGGTTATTGTAAAGATTGCAAGTTTGAAAACTGTAGGTAGtttccagtataggggaggtggtgccaaatgttttttaatgattgagTTTCTATAGATATTAGGTTGTATATTGTTGTTGGAGTCAATTGGATTGTGGTTATTGTAAATATTACAGGTTTGAAAACTGTGGATAGTCTCTAGtgtaggggaggtgctgccgaattttttttgtttacggGTAGTTTTTCTTTGTTGCATCAACATGGTGATCAGCAACGCTTGATCACTGACCAGAAAGTCGACGTATTCCAATCCTTTTGATCTCCAGTTAcaagtttttcaaattgaagGTAAGTCGCATGATGTTGGCATGCATTACTCCCATCTTCTTTGACGGTGGACTGGAGACTGTTGAAAGCTAAGCTGGTTACTTGTTTTTGAAGTCTTAGAAGAAGACTACACAGGCTGTAGCAAGAagaatgaagaaattgaaggaaTTCTGTTAAATTAGTTAAAGAAGCAGTTAAAACAGTTATGGCAGTTATAGTTGGTTTTACTGTTACAAATCCATTACAAACCGATTCTTACATGTGTAAGAATCGTAGCCCTCCATTAATGGATGAGATGATTTGTAGGTAGtttccagtataggggaggtgctaccaaatgttttttaatgattgagTTTCTATAGATATTAGGTTGTATATTATTGCTGGAGTCAATTGGATTGTGGTTATTGTAAAGATTGCAGGTTTGAAAACTGTGGATAGTCTCCAATGTAGGGGAGGTGAtgccgaattttttttatttacgagtagttttttctttgttgcttCAACATGGTGATCAACAACGCTTGATCACTGATCGGAAAGTCGATGTATTCCAATCCTCTTGATCTCCAGTTAtgagtttttcaaattaaaggtAAGTCACATGATATTGGCATGCGTTACTCCCATCTCCTTTGACGGTGGACTGGAGACTGTTGAAAGCTAAGCTGGTTACTTGTTTTTGAAGTCTTAGAAGAAGACTACGTAGGCTGTAGCAAGAAGAATGAAGAAACGAAAGGAATTCTGTTAAATCAGTTAAAGAAGTAGTTAAAACAGTTATGGCAGTTATAGTCGGTTTTACTGTTACAAATTTGTTACAAACTGATTTTACATGTGTAAGAATCGTAGCCCTCCATTAATGAATGGATGAGATGATCTTGGTTCCTAAAATCTAGGAATCAGTTACTTTCAACGTGTATAAAAGCAGAGTTTTCTGCATTAATGAAACAGTAGAAAAATACAAGAGTTTACTCCTCGATCTTCTCTGCAAACTTGTTTACAATTTCTTCTCAATAACTctagaaaacaaacatggtatcagagctcaaAAACTAATTCCTAAGAGGGGCGTAAATTGtgaaaatagattgattaaattGTTGATTACTAAAAAATGGTAGGATCAAGCTTTGCTGGAGGAGATCTAAGAACTCCACAGTTCAATGGCACAAATTACGACTTTTAGGCTGTAAAAATGGAGACAATCCTCATAGCATTCAATCTATGGGACGTAATAGAAGTTGGAATACAGTCTCATCAATCACCTGAGGTTGCAAATGGATGCGGCGATGAAGAGAGTGAAGCTGAGCAAACTACATTGCAAACATCCACTACCTccagagaaaacaaaatcaagaatgcAAAGGCATTAAGCTTCATACAAGGAGCATTAACAAATGACCTTTTCCCACGCATAAGAAACGAGAAGACTGCAAAAGGAGCTTGGGACATTTTGAGCAGAGAATTCAGAGGAGATAAAAAGGTTAGAGCTGTAAAACTTCAAGCAGTTAGAGCAGACTTTGAATACCTTAGAATGTCAGAAGGTGAAAGCTTTGATGGATATCTAGCTAAATTCTTTGCAACTGTGAATAACCTGAAATCATTAGGAGAAGATGTATCAGAAAACAAAATTGTGCAGAAACTGCTAATGAGTCTAAGAAGAAGATATAAGTCCATTGTGTCAATCATTAAAGAGACACGAGATCTTGATGTTCTAAGAGCAGAAGAAGTCATTGCTTCTATCAAAGTCTATGATAAGAGGAAGGATCTGCATGATGAAAGGGATAAGCTAACAAGAACAGAGAAATCTTTTAGCAATTTAAAGGTTGGAAACAATCAAGCGTACAGTTCACATAAGGGTTTCCAAGGCAGATCTACTCAAAAATGGCAATCACAAGACAGGAGGGGATCAAATTGGACTctaaacaaaaacttaaataactACAACAATTCAAGCTGGAACAACACTGCTTGGGGAAGTAGTCAAGCAAGTGTAAAGCCACAGTGTCAAGTCTACCAAAAGCAACACTTTAGATTATGTAGACACAAAGGAAAACCAAGATGTGGAAGATGCAATCGGTTTGGCCATATTGCAAAAGACTGTGAAAGTCACAGTCACAAACAACTAGCAAATTATGCAAAAGAAGATAGAGTAACCACTAAAACCATGTTATATGCTTGCCATTCTACAAGCTTGCAAGATAGAAAGGTATGGTTTGTGGATAGTGCCTGTAACAACCACATGACATCTCAAGAATCTGAATTAATCAATATCAATAGAATAGTGACCTATAAAGTAAAGATGGGCTCAAGAGACCTTGTGCAAGCAACTGGAAAAGGCACATTGGTTGTGGAAACTCAGCATGGAAAGAGATATATAAAAGAAGTACTGCTTGTTCCCGGATTGGATGAAAATCTATTGAGTGTAGACCAGATGATAGAGCATGgttattatatcatttttagAGGTAACAAAGCAGTGATATTTGATGATGAAAGTCTCAACAATGTTGTAGCAATAGTGATCATGGGAGGAAATCGATGCTTTCCACTTTCACTTGAGTCCATCACACCTGCAACAAGGAAAGCTTCAGTGATTAAGGACTCCTAGATATGGCATAGAAGACTGGGACACTTGAACTTTGCTAGCATGAAGAAGATGCAGTAGAAAGAGATGGTATGTGGACTTCCTGTTCTAACAGAAGTGGAAGATGTATGTGCAGGCTCTGCTTTAGGCAAACATCACAGGgagaaatttgacaaaaaacaaacatggagAGCAAGCTATCCACTGGAATTAATCCACATAGATCTGTGTGGACCAATGCAGAATGAATCAGTGGGAGGGAACAGATACTTCATCACATTCATTGATGATTACTCAAGAATATGCTGGGTATACTTCCTCATAAACAAATCTAATCCACTCAATGTGTTCAAGAAATTTAAAGCATTCATTGAGCTATAATGtggatataaattgaaaaagctGAGGAGTGATAGAGGTGGTGAATATACCTCAAATGAGTTTGAAGAATTCTGTGTAAAACAAGGAATGGAGAGGCAGTTGACAGGTGCATACTCTCCTCAACAAAATAGAGTTGCAGAGAGGAGAAATAGAACAATCTGTGAAATGGCAAGTTCCATGctgataaagaaagaaatgccaGTAATCTTCTAGGTAGAAGCTGTGAATACAACTGTGTATATTCAGAACAGATGTTATACAACTTCAGTTATTGAAAAAAACTCCATTTAAAGCCTTCACGGGAAGAAAGCCAGGAGTCAAGCATCTGAAGGTGTTTTATTGCTTGTGCTACACACATATCCCATCATCACTAAGGCAAAAATGGGATAGCAAAGCTAGAAAGGGAGTCTTTGTTGGATATGGTAGCTGTGAGAAGGGGTATAGAGTGTATGATCTAAAATCTAAGAAGATTGTTCTCTCAAAAAGTGTGATTTTCAGTGAAGATAGGTCATGGAATTGGGAAAGAAATCTGATGAACCAAAAACACTTATCTCTCAATCTTAAAGGAGATGAAGTTGAAGGTGAAAATTCTGAAGAACATTCTGCTGCAGCCCAACCCGATAATGTTGAACATTACCATCCAAATTCTACAGTTGGAGAGTTAGTTAAGAATATTAGCAGTGATAACAGTCAACAATCTACACCTTGCTCTACTccagtaaaattaaaaaccttggAAGATATACATGCAAGGTGTCACATGTGCATCATAGAACGTGAGAATTATCAAGAAGCTTTTGGAGATAAAGCCTGGTAGGAGGCTATGAAGGAAGAATTGGAAATGATAGAGAAGAACAATACTTGGGAATTGGTGGAGAGACCGATTGACAAACCAGTTATAGGAGTGAAATGGGTGTACAAAACCAAGCTTCATCTTGATGGAACAGTACAAAAACACAAGGCTCGCCTTGTAGCAAAAGAATATACACAGAAATCCGGAATTGATTACAATGAAACCTTTGCACTAGTAGCAAGGCTGGACAAAATTCGGACTCTCATTGCACTTGTAGCATAGAAGGGGTGGAAGTTGTTTCAGTTGGATGTTAAGTCAGCATTCCTAAATGGTGTTCTTAAGGAAAAAGTGTATGTTGAGCAGCCTGAAGGGTTTGAAGTAAGGAATGCAGGACACAAAGTTTACAAACTAAGGAATGCCTTATATGGACTAAAGCAGGCACCAAAAGCCTGGTATAGTGAAATTGATGCATACCTCTTTATGTGCAAATTCAAAAGGAGCACAAGTGAAGCTACTTTGTATACAAGGTCAGATCTTGAAGGTAACTTGATCATTGTCTCAatctatgttgatgacattgTGTACACTAGCAGCAGTGAAAGGTTGTTTAGtgaatttaaaagagaaatgatgCCGAGATATGAGATGTCTGACCTTGGACTTCTTCACCATTTTCTTGGCATGGGAATACTGCAAATCGATCAAAGGGTATTTATTCATCAAGGCAAGTATGCTAAATCCTTACTTAGTAAGTTTGGACTTGATGACTGCAAACCAGTCTCCATTCCTTTGGCCACTAGTGATAAACTAAAGAAGGTGGATGGGAGTGAGTTGGCTGATGAAGGGCTTTATAGAAAAATAGTAAGAAGTTTACTATATTTGACAGCAATTAGACCAGATCTAATGTATGCTGCCAGTTTGTTGTCACGATTCATGACTGGACCTATCAAAATCCACATGGGAGCTGCAAAAAGGGTCCTAAGATATGTGCAAGGAACTCTCAGCTATGGCATTGAATACGTAAGGGATCAATCAGCAACTCTTATTGGATTTTGTGATGCAGATTGGGTAGGAAGAGAAGATGATAGCAGGAGCACTTCTGGCTATGCATTCAACTTTGGAAGTGGAGCATTCTCCTGGGACTCTGTGAAACAAAACATAGTGACATTATCAACTGCAGAAGCTGAGTATGTCTCAGCATCTGAAGAAACTGCTCAGGCCATTTGGTTAAGGtttgtttttgatgattttagtgaAATGCAAGCTGAGGCAACACCCTTGTTCTGTGATAACATGTCAGCAATTTCAATGGCCAAGAATCctatttttcatcaaagaaCAAGACACATAAACAAGAAGTATCATTTCATAAGGGAGGCTTTGCAAGAAGGAGTAATAAATGTGAAGTTCTGCAAAAGTGAAGAACAACTTGCAGACATCTTCACGAAAGCATTGCCTAAAGATAGATTCAAGCAACTAAGGTTGAAGCTTGGAGTGAAACCAGTAAACAGCTTAAGAGAGGCTGTTGAAAGCTAAGCTGGTTACTTGTTTTTGAAGTCTTAGAAAAGAAGAATGAAGAAATGGAAGGAATTCTGTTAAATTAGTTAAAGAAACAGTTAAAACAGTTATGGCAATTATAGTCGGTTTTACTGTTACAAATCTGTTACAAATCAATTCTTACATGTGTAAGAATCGTAGCCCTCTATTAATAAATGGATGAGATGATCTTGGTTCCTAAAATCTAGGAATCAGTTACTTTCAACGTGTATAAAAGCAAAGTTTTCTGCATTAATGAAACAgtagaaaaatacaagaatttactCCTCAATCTTCTCTGCAAACTTGTTTAGAATTTCTTCTCAATAACTCCAGAAAACAAACAGAGACCGCCTCGTTCTAGCCATATCATAGTGAACTTGATGACTCCTTGGGCCGAGAGGTTTACAAAGTGAGCCGATCATGGGATTAAAGAAATTGCTCTCTTCGACGAATTGGATACTTTGAAACGAGTTTCAGAGAGGTTGGTGATGCATACAAGACAGAGCGGGCAACAGGCAAACAGGggatatatattcaaataaacagtttgatattgaagaaattatgtACAGACCAGAGACTGTATATCAGCGTCTTCCTTTTATGAATATTTCAAAGGCACAGGCTTTTTAATAACACCCTGCCCAAATACTATACACATCACTACCTGAACCACTCGGTAGTTCTTGATGTTTTACGCTGAAGCTATACAATTATATCTACAGACAGAATATTTACAAATCCTTCAACTACAGGTCCTAAAAATCAACTTGTAGCAGAAATATCATTTCCAGCGAGGATGAAGCTCCTGGCTCCTTATGACGGGACTTGGCCGGGAAGAGTCGTTGAAACTCTCCAGAGAATAGACCTCCCATCCCCCATCTCGCCAGTAGGTTGAGTATACTTCTGGGATGTGCGCGACTCTCCAATAATCTCCCCCTTGTTCATCTGAACGAAGTGTCTGGATTAGTTCTCGAGGCATGTCGAAAAACTCTAGCACTTTCAGCTTTGTTAGATGCTCAATGCCTAATGGTGCCTTCTCCAGCAATTTACAGCGCTGAATGCTCAACTTTTCCACGCGAGGCAGCGCACCCACCTCCACTTCCACGCATCTTAGCTCGTCAAATTTATCAATACCTAAAAGCTTGAGTTTCTTAAACCCTCCCACCTTGAAACACAAGGTATCTCCTTCATAAACTTGAAGTAATTCAAGATGCACAAGATTGGGAAGAACCTGAAGAGATTCCAGGGGATCACACTTTAAGCGGCTCCATTTCAAATGAACTCTGACAAGGCTTTCTAGATTAGGTATCCAGTGTGGCAGTGTCTCTAAGCGTCCTGTCAAGAACAATCGCTGAAGTAGCGGAGGAGGAGAGAAAAGGTGCTCAAGATCAAGAATCTCATCCTCTTCTACTGAAAGTAGAGACAAGGCGCGGAGGTTTCTAAGATTCTCGATAGATGAACATAAAGACTTGCCATCTTCCCTTCTCAACTTTACAACACCTAACCTTCTCAGTTTAGTTAGCTTCCCAAGTTCAATCATTATACTACCATTGCCGTGGTTTGCCTCAACAAAACATAGTTTCTGTAGGGATTGCAGTTGTCCTATTTTCTCAAGAGCCTTGAAACCATTCTTCGAGTGGAAGTGTGCGTAAGACTCGTATTCATAGCGATAAACCAGGAGATGACGAAGTCGTTGTAGCTTCAAGATCTCATCGGGCAACTCAGTGACGTACGTGTGTTTGAGATCCAAGGTCTCTAGGTGTTGAAGTTGCCCTATATAGGATGGGACTCTACTTACCTTAGTTTCCTTCAAACTGAGATACCTAAGGTAATACAAGTTGATAACTTGAACTGGAAACTTTTTTATTGGAGCACCTTGCAAATCCAGCACATGAAGCAGCCTAAAACCATTAGGAAACAAGGTTCGTAGGGGCGACTTCTCTACGACCCCAAACATGAACAAAGAACGCAACTGAGAGACGCACCTGTTCAGTTGTACGTTTCGCACTGTGTAGTGTATTGATAGACGCCGAATTTTGTCTGGCCACGTTGCATTTTGATCCTTGGCTATAACTGCAAAGTTCTGGTCTCTTGACTTTGAAATGATAATCTCTCGCACGAGGTCATGGGGGCGACATGTTTTGACCCTTCCGTCACTAGCTGTCTCCGCCACTTGCAACAGGCTTCTGTTCAGGAGTTCATTGAAATAGTCCTCTGCAACATCTTCTAACTCCTTTCCATTTTTTGCTTCCACAAATCCTTCCGCAACCCATAGACGAATAAGTTTCATGTGCTCAATCAGATGATCCTCTGGAAAGATGCTCACATACAAGAAACAAGACTTTAGATAGTACGGAAGATCATTGAAACTGAGAGAAAGCACCTTTTTCAAATTGAGAAGCTTATTATTGTCCTCGATTTCAGCACCAAGACTACGTCGAACCATTTCCCATTCATCTATCCTTCGCTTGTCCTTTGCAGCAAGAACGCCACTGATTGCCACAATTGCAAGTGGAAGCCCCTCGCATTTTCTCAAGATATTCTTACAAATATCCTCCAAATGATGAGGACATGAATTCCCCCGGAATGTCTTCCTGCAGAAAAGAGTCCACGACTCTTCTGGAAGCAAGGGCTCCAAGTTATAGACCTTGCCTTCTGATTCTATGCGAGAGGTGAAGGCTAGACCAGCATTGCGTGTAGTGAGCATGACCCGGCTGCCGCAGTTGTTGGTTGGCAAGGCATACTTGACAGCATCCCACTCATTTACGTGCCATACATCATCCAGTACTATTAGGTACCTTCTTTTCTGCAGGAGCTCTTTGATTATTGATTTTAGCTGACTGCTGTTCTGGCTCTCTAAATTTTTGGGGACTGGCTTCCTCTCTGCAGCAAAGAGTTGTTGAACAATGTCTTTAAGAAGTTCTTCCATCTTGTAAGATCGAGACACTG
This genomic interval from Populus alba chromosome 1, ASM523922v2, whole genome shotgun sequence contains the following:
- the LOC140956051 gene encoding uncharacterized protein encodes the protein METILIAFNLWDVIEVGIQSHQSPEVANGCGDEESEAEQTTLQTSTTSRENKIKNAKALSFIQGALTNDLFPRIRNEKTAKGAWDILSREFRGDKKVRAVKLQAVRADFEYLRMSEGESFDGYLAKFFATVNNLKSLGEDVSENKIVQKLLMSLRRRYKSIVSIIKETRDLDVLRAEEVIASIKVYDKRKDLHDERDKLTRTEKSFSNLKVGNNQAYSSHKGFQGRSTQKWQSQDRRGSNWTLNKNLNNYNNSSWNNTAWGSSQASVKPQCQVYQKQHFRLCRHKGKPRCGRCNRFGHIAKDCESHSHKQLANYAKEDRVTTKTMLYACHSTSLQDRKVWFVDSACNNHMTSQESELININRIVTYKVKMGSRDLVQATGKGTLVVETQHGKRYIKEVLLVPGLDENLLSVDQMIEHGYYIIFRGNKAVIFDDESLNNVVAIVIMGGNRCFPLSLESITPATRKASVIKDS
- the LOC118039195 gene encoding disease resistance protein RPM1 isoform X2, which gives rise to MAESAVTFLLEKLAPLFENELQSLRGGGEEIVYVRGELERIRAFLRVADTLEESDEEVKVWVKQIRDVAHETEDILDEFTILLAHDHASGLYGLIHKLSCCIRNMKARYRIASQIKAINSRIRNISDGHRRLRQKFCVAEQGSSSTSTGWQDRREDALLLDMTDVVGIEKRKSKLVDWLVHGRSGREVVSLAGMGGLGKTTLAKQVYDDAEVKKHFSVHAWITVSRSYKMEELLKDIVQQLFAAERKPVPKNLESQNSSQLKSIIKELLQKRRYLIVLDDVWHVNEWDAVKYALPTNNCGSRVMLTTRNAGLAFTSRIESEGKVYNLEPLLPEESWTLFCRKTFRGNSCPHHLEDICKNILRKCEGLPLAIVAISGVLAAKDKRRIDEWEMVRRSLGAEIEDNNKLLNLKKVLSLSFNDLPYYLKSCFLYVSIFPEDHLIEHMKLIRLWVAEGFVEAKNGKELEDVAEDYFNELLNRSLLQVAETASDGRVKTCRPHDLVREIIISKSRDQNFAVIAKDQNATWPDKIRRLSIHYTVRNVQLNRLLHVLDLQGAPIKKFPVQVINLYYLRYLSLKETKVSRVPSYIGQLQHLETLDLKHTYVTELPDEILKLQRLRHLLVYRYEYESYAHFHSKNGFKALEKIGQLQSLQKLCFVEANHGNGSIMIELGKLTKLRRLGVVKLRREDGKSLCSSIENLRNLRALSLLSVEEDEILDLEHLFSPPPLLQRLFLTGRLETLPHWIPNLESLVRVHLKWSRLKCDPLESLQVLPNLVHLELLQVYEGDTLCFKVGGFKKLKLLGIDKFDELRCVEVEVGALPRVEKLSIQRCKLLEKAPLGIEHLTKLKVLEFFDMPRELIQTLRSDEQGGDYWRVAHIPEVYSTYWRDGGWEVYSLESFNDSSRPSPVIRSQELHPRWK
- the LOC118039195 gene encoding disease resistance protein RPM1 isoform X1, with the translated sequence MAESAVTFLLEKLAPLFENELQSLRGGGEEIVYVRGELERIRAFLRVADTLEESDEEVKVWVKQIRDVAHETEDILDEFTILLAHDHASGLYGLIHKLSCCIRNMKARYRIASQIKAINSRIRNISDGHRRLRQKFCVAEQGSSSTSTGWQDRREDALLLDMTDVVGIEKRKSKLVDWLVHGRSGREVVSLAGMGGLGKTTLAKQVYDDAEVKKHFSVHAWITVSRSYKMEELLKDIVQQLFAAERKPVPKNLESQNSSQLKSIIKELLQKRRYLIVLDDVWHVNEWDAVKYALPTNNCGSRVMLTTRNAGLAFTSRIESEGKVYNLEPLLPEESWTLFCRKTFRGNSCPHHLEDICKNILRKCEGLPLAIVAISGVLAAKDKRRIDEWEMVRRSLGAEIEDNNKLLNLKKVLSLSFNDLPYYLKSCFLYVSIFPEDHLIEHMKLIRLWVAEGFVEAKNGKELEDVAEDYFNELLNRSLLQVAETASDGRVKTCRPHDLVREIIISKSRDQNFAVIAKDQNATWPDKIRRLSIHYTVRNVQLNRCVSQLRSLFMFGVVEKSPLRTLFPNGFRLLHVLDLQGAPIKKFPVQVINLYYLRYLSLKETKVSRVPSYIGQLQHLETLDLKHTYVTELPDEILKLQRLRHLLVYRYEYESYAHFHSKNGFKALEKIGQLQSLQKLCFVEANHGNGSIMIELGKLTKLRRLGVVKLRREDGKSLCSSIENLRNLRALSLLSVEEDEILDLEHLFSPPPLLQRLFLTGRLETLPHWIPNLESLVRVHLKWSRLKCDPLESLQVLPNLVHLELLQVYEGDTLCFKVGGFKKLKLLGIDKFDELRCVEVEVGALPRVEKLSIQRCKLLEKAPLGIEHLTKLKVLEFFDMPRELIQTLRSDEQGGDYWRVAHIPEVYSTYWRDGGWEVYSLESFNDSSRPSPVIRSQELHPRWK